The following are encoded together in the Longimicrobium sp. genome:
- a CDS encoding alpha/beta hydrolase, with product MAPAAPAPRLRVLIRFVLLILAAYAIFAALVWFYAERLIFQPPAGRYPSSPDAVSIPRPGGGSISAVHVRNPQARYTVLFSHGNAESIWHNLDFFREMAAAGFSVLAYDYSGYGLSTGRPSERAAYGDIDAAYDHLTRSEGVPPGRIIAHGRSLGGAVAADLASRRPVAGLVLESTFTTIHGAVSDVPLVPFDRFRTWSKLPKVRAPVLVIHGTEDEVIAFAHGPRLYQRAPSPKRHYWVQGAGHNDLLWVAGDEYWRVLTDFAASLPAEEKQ from the coding sequence ATGGCCCCGGCCGCACCCGCCCCGCGACTCCGCGTGCTGATCCGCTTCGTCCTCCTGATCCTGGCGGCCTACGCGATCTTCGCCGCGCTGGTCTGGTTCTACGCCGAGAGGCTGATCTTTCAGCCGCCCGCCGGCCGGTATCCGTCATCGCCCGACGCGGTGTCCATCCCGCGTCCGGGCGGCGGAAGCATCTCGGCGGTGCACGTCCGCAACCCCCAGGCGCGGTACACCGTGCTGTTCAGCCATGGAAACGCGGAGAGCATCTGGCACAACCTGGACTTCTTCCGCGAGATGGCAGCCGCGGGGTTCAGCGTCCTGGCGTACGACTACAGCGGCTACGGCCTGAGCACCGGGCGGCCGTCGGAGCGCGCCGCGTACGGCGACATCGACGCCGCGTACGACCATCTCACGCGCAGCGAAGGCGTGCCGCCTGGGCGGATCATCGCGCACGGACGGTCGCTGGGCGGAGCCGTGGCGGCGGACCTCGCCAGCCGGCGACCGGTGGCGGGACTGGTGCTGGAAAGCACGTTCACCACCATCCACGGCGCCGTCAGCGACGTTCCGCTGGTGCCCTTCGACCGGTTTCGCACCTGGAGCAAGCTGCCCAAGGTTCGCGCGCCCGTGCTGGTGATCCACGGCACGGAGGACGAGGTGATCGCGTTCGCTCACGGCCCGCGCCTGTACCAGCGCGCGCCCTCTCCCAAGCGGCACTACTGGGTGCAGGGCGCGGGGCACAACGACCTGCTGTGGGTGGCGGGAGATGAATACTGGCGGGTGCTCACAGACTTCGCCGCCAGCCTGCCCGCGGAGGAGAAGCAGTGA
- a CDS encoding YihY/virulence factor BrkB family protein — MDTRHRSAPEPPEKPNPRATAEDVQRGRRLQEPLPVTASLWKRVIHEFMADDISNQAAKVAYYFFLSLPPSAMVMFGLTGFFGGQETGDWMTQRLTTSLPAEASDLVSGFVNDVVHRNAPGPLSIGLLLALWAGSNVFTALEDTLNECYGVVAQRSWIRKKLVAVGMLAACALLFLGGSAVLVGGGGIARSLGLGEAGRMAWAVAQVPLGFALITATFWLIYYVLPLKDQSGCKKTLLKASAVVAVIFVIASLAFRLYVTNFGSYSATYGLLGTVTVLLLWMYVTSLVVLLGGEIASEMERSA, encoded by the coding sequence ATGGACACGCGCCACCGCTCCGCCCCCGAGCCCCCCGAGAAGCCGAATCCCCGCGCCACCGCCGAAGACGTGCAGCGTGGGCGCAGGCTCCAGGAGCCGCTGCCCGTTACGGCGTCGCTGTGGAAGCGCGTGATCCACGAGTTCATGGCCGACGACATCAGCAACCAGGCCGCCAAGGTCGCCTACTACTTCTTTCTTTCGCTGCCGCCCTCGGCCATGGTCATGTTCGGCCTGACGGGCTTCTTCGGCGGGCAGGAGACGGGCGACTGGATGACGCAGCGGCTGACGACGTCCCTCCCGGCGGAGGCGTCGGACCTGGTGTCGGGGTTCGTGAACGACGTCGTCCACCGCAACGCGCCCGGCCCGCTTTCCATCGGCCTGCTGCTGGCGCTGTGGGCGGGAAGCAACGTCTTCACCGCGCTCGAAGACACGCTGAACGAGTGCTACGGCGTGGTCGCCCAGCGATCGTGGATCCGGAAGAAGCTCGTCGCCGTGGGGATGCTGGCCGCGTGCGCCCTGCTGTTCCTGGGCGGCAGCGCCGTGCTGGTGGGCGGCGGCGGGATCGCCAGGTCGCTCGGACTGGGCGAGGCGGGCCGCATGGCGTGGGCGGTGGCGCAGGTGCCGCTGGGCTTTGCGCTGATCACCGCCACCTTCTGGCTGATCTACTACGTGCTTCCGCTCAAGGACCAGTCCGGGTGCAAGAAGACGCTGCTCAAGGCGTCCGCCGTCGTCGCGGTGATCTTCGTGATCGCCTCGCTGGCGTTCCGCCTGTACGTCACCAACTTCGGCTCGTACAGCGCCACCTATGGGCTGCTGGGTACCGTTACCGTCCTGCTGCTGTGGATGTACGTAACCTCGCTCGTCGTCCTGCTGGGCGGTGAGATCGCGTCGGAGATGGAGCGCTCGGCGTAG